One genomic region from Reichenbachiella ulvae encodes:
- a CDS encoding glycosyl hydrolase, producing the protein MTRLQHIILFVLLLLASCTEREKPLAIDWPEVTAETKPWTRWWWHGSAVTKEGITSELESFKEVGFGGVEITPIFGVKGQEDQFIDFLSEEWVDMLVHTLEEAERLGLGVDMATGTGWPFGGPWIGENEAPRNVLHKTYVLKSGQSLKEKIQYIQQPMVRAVGDPVGIDQIKFPIAANDNLQELALDQVKFEKELPLICLMAYDQAGNTLNLTDRVKNGKLDWTAPDGEWQLYALFMGWHGKMVERAAPAGEGNVIDHFSKSAIQVYFSKFDSAFKDCDLGTLRAFFNDSYEVDDARGQADWTPEMFDAFQQLNGYDLRGYLPELLGQREGETSKRVLMDYRATVEQLISENFTNEWKSWSRQYDAIIRNQAHGSPANILDLYAQVDIPETEGTEILKIKFASSAANVNGKRLSSSESATWLNDHFQSSLADIRKNLERYLLGGVNHVFYHGTAYSPDDEVWPGWLFYAAIHANDRNTWWDDFSKLNEYIARIQSFMQNSQPDNDVLVYFPVYDRYAERGHGLLEHFDIRGNFYKSQVKLLGDTLLEKGVAFDLISDKQIANLKVDANQIVSQGNAYQAILIPKTTYIPVATMRKLLESANAGVKVLFHGDMPKDVPGLNDLEKRQQELLSLKEKMGATAAVASSLEELLTVVQLPVESMTQLGLQFNRKKYEGNTLYLIANWGEERIDQWVPMAKGAAHAYLFDPMTGEKGIAQTNGQSVYLQLAPGESCLVVCAETPFEGNSFSYYTEGETQKIKGEWEVVFTKGGPDLPESRTLSSLSSWTKFEDVKASRFSGTATYTTTFEKPAEKAAAYQIRLGKVHESAQVYLNGAYLETLIGPVYELTIPSEKLKETNELKVLVSNLMANRIKHMDESGQTYQRFYNINFPAHDAENRGEDKLFHADHWEAQPSGLLGPVELVELEEKTFN; encoded by the coding sequence ATGACAAGACTACAACACATAATTCTATTTGTTCTTCTATTATTGGCCTCATGTACGGAACGTGAGAAACCACTGGCAATTGATTGGCCGGAGGTCACAGCAGAGACCAAACCCTGGACTCGCTGGTGGTGGCATGGGAGTGCTGTGACCAAAGAGGGCATAACATCAGAGCTTGAATCATTCAAGGAAGTTGGATTTGGTGGAGTAGAAATTACTCCCATTTTCGGAGTGAAAGGGCAGGAGGATCAGTTCATTGATTTTCTTAGCGAAGAGTGGGTGGACATGCTTGTTCACACGCTCGAAGAAGCTGAAAGACTTGGACTGGGAGTAGATATGGCCACCGGAACAGGCTGGCCATTCGGAGGCCCCTGGATTGGAGAAAATGAAGCGCCGAGGAATGTCCTTCATAAAACCTATGTTTTGAAATCAGGTCAGTCACTCAAGGAAAAAATCCAATATATCCAGCAGCCTATGGTAAGGGCGGTAGGAGATCCCGTTGGGATAGATCAAATCAAGTTTCCTATTGCTGCGAACGATAATTTACAGGAGTTGGCTTTGGATCAGGTGAAGTTTGAAAAGGAGCTACCGTTGATTTGCCTGATGGCTTATGACCAAGCAGGTAACACATTGAACCTCACTGACCGTGTGAAAAATGGCAAGCTAGATTGGACTGCACCTGATGGCGAATGGCAACTGTATGCCTTGTTTATGGGATGGCATGGCAAAATGGTAGAGCGGGCTGCTCCGGCTGGTGAAGGCAATGTCATTGACCATTTCTCTAAATCGGCCATTCAGGTCTATTTTTCGAAATTTGATTCTGCATTCAAGGATTGCGATTTAGGAACTCTCAGGGCATTTTTTAATGATTCTTATGAAGTAGATGATGCCAGAGGACAGGCAGATTGGACCCCTGAGATGTTCGATGCTTTTCAGCAGTTGAATGGGTATGACCTGAGAGGCTATTTGCCAGAATTGTTAGGTCAACGTGAAGGAGAGACCAGCAAGAGAGTACTGATGGACTACCGTGCTACGGTAGAGCAGTTGATCAGCGAAAACTTCACCAACGAATGGAAATCATGGTCGAGACAATATGACGCCATCATTCGCAATCAGGCACATGGCTCACCCGCTAATATTTTGGATCTGTATGCGCAGGTGGACATCCCAGAGACCGAAGGTACAGAAATACTAAAGATCAAGTTTGCCTCATCTGCAGCCAATGTGAATGGAAAAAGGTTGAGCTCATCTGAGTCAGCTACCTGGCTGAATGATCATTTTCAATCTTCACTGGCGGATATCAGAAAAAACCTGGAGAGGTATCTATTAGGAGGGGTTAATCATGTGTTTTATCATGGTACGGCCTATAGTCCGGATGATGAAGTATGGCCAGGCTGGTTGTTTTACGCAGCTATCCATGCCAATGACCGCAATACCTGGTGGGATGATTTTTCGAAACTGAACGAATATATCGCCCGAATTCAGTCATTCATGCAGAATAGCCAACCGGACAATGATGTTTTGGTTTATTTTCCTGTTTATGATCGCTATGCAGAGCGCGGACATGGATTACTAGAGCATTTTGATATTAGAGGCAATTTTTACAAATCTCAAGTCAAATTGTTAGGTGATACCCTCTTAGAAAAAGGAGTCGCATTTGATTTGATTTCTGACAAACAGATTGCTAATCTCAAGGTGGATGCCAATCAGATTGTGAGTCAAGGCAATGCTTATCAGGCCATTTTGATCCCAAAAACCACTTATATCCCAGTGGCAACCATGCGTAAATTGCTTGAGTCGGCTAATGCAGGAGTTAAGGTGCTTTTTCATGGAGATATGCCAAAGGATGTTCCAGGGTTAAATGATCTTGAGAAAAGGCAACAGGAACTGCTTAGTTTGAAAGAAAAGATGGGAGCTACGGCAGCTGTCGCCTCATCATTAGAAGAATTGCTAACAGTGGTTCAGTTGCCTGTCGAATCCATGACCCAGTTGGGATTGCAATTCAATCGGAAGAAATACGAGGGGAATACCCTTTATCTGATAGCTAATTGGGGCGAGGAGAGAATCGATCAGTGGGTACCAATGGCCAAGGGAGCAGCTCATGCTTATTTGTTTGATCCTATGACAGGGGAAAAAGGAATCGCTCAAACCAATGGACAATCGGTGTATTTGCAGTTGGCACCTGGCGAAAGCTGTTTGGTTGTTTGTGCTGAAACACCCTTTGAAGGAAATTCTTTCTCCTACTATACAGAAGGTGAAACGCAAAAAATCAAGGGTGAATGGGAGGTAGTATTTACGAAGGGCGGCCCTGATTTGCCCGAGAGTCGAACGCTATCGAGCCTATCCTCATGGACGAAATTTGAGGATGTCAAAGCATCCAGGTTTTCTGGAACAGCTACTTATACCACTACTTTCGAAAAGCCTGCAGAGAAGGCAGCCGCTTACCAAATCCGTCTTGGTAAAGTGCATGAGAGTGCACAAGTCTATCTCAATGGAGCATACCTTGAGACATTGATCGGGCCAGTCTATGAGCTGACCATTCCGAGTGAAAAGTTGAAGGAAACCAATGAACTAAAAGTACTCGTCAGCAATCTGATGGCTAATAGGATCAAGCACATGGACGAGTCTGGACAAACGTATCAGCGCTTTTATAACATTAATTTTCCCGCCCATGATGCAGAAAATAGAGGTGAGGATAAGTTATTTCATGCGGATCATTGGGAGGCTCAACCATCTGGACTGTTAGGTCCAGTAGAGCTGGTGGAACTTGAAGAAAAGACATTTAACTAA
- a CDS encoding glycoside hydrolase family 31 protein, producing the protein MKRGLFYFMLTVLLIGTAKAQQLVGDYTSGFKKEGNIVTLPYTDADVRLEFCQDRMVRVRTSWDRDFEAPEPYMVIKYDWDEVPVETEETTEAFTFQTNELKLVVNKSPFSIQVYNAEGHLLSKGMGHTKSNETVLSKKTLLPNEHFFGFGERMDQLDRTGRSVELNVGRGEGRPHLIGAYDVLQANYCPVPFFMSTRGYGIFLHNSFKSSWDMGASASDAYNFGAEGGELDYYFIYGPDFSEILDAYTDVTGKSPMINRFAFGLHVGTYSGGTWGYEEMTSTQYVVALVKKFRELGIPIDILHLDSTWRIFGKNGGKGATSFEWRETFDDPEAMFDSLYAMNINMAGVHLRPRFDNGNTLDLLDQAREKGYVYPEENNPGEFVNFFDQEATDWWWENGVKRVADQGAMFLKTDEGSAFGRKANESDKVGPTGKEIYKLHNVFPIAYAKAPYEKFQQYNQIRGMNHTREGFAGIQRYPFIFAGDWPSEWQYFEPVIKAGLNIGLSGVSYWTHCMGGFEHNADPELYIRWTQFGLLGPIAHLFGMDHPGYKEPWNYGEEAQRIFKTYDSLRYSLIPYLYTAGWETYQTGMPIMRALVLENQDDINTYNITDQYLLGESILVCPVTTKGAKSRPLYLPDGKWYNHWDGEIYEGGRDVHVVTPLDQMPIFYKAGSIVPSQLPVQYIDQNPLDHLVLTIYPGSQASYELYEDDGRTLDYQSGEYTTTSIEYSEKEEGKAIVIAENTMGYELPDRTYSVKIKTSEKPEDIRVTSGKKSKRLKEWSYDNGTLSFDVMKKYGQRIEINIR; encoded by the coding sequence ATGAAAAGAGGACTGTTTTATTTCATGTTGACAGTATTGTTGATAGGAACCGCAAAAGCGCAGCAGCTTGTTGGTGATTATACTAGCGGCTTTAAAAAGGAAGGGAATATAGTTACCCTACCCTATACCGATGCAGATGTACGGCTGGAGTTTTGCCAGGATCGTATGGTTCGGGTACGTACCAGTTGGGATCGGGATTTTGAGGCGCCAGAGCCTTACATGGTTATTAAATATGATTGGGATGAGGTGCCTGTTGAAACTGAGGAAACTACTGAAGCTTTCACCTTTCAAACGAATGAACTGAAATTAGTAGTTAATAAGTCCCCATTTTCAATTCAAGTCTATAATGCCGAAGGCCATCTTTTGTCTAAAGGCATGGGGCATACTAAAAGTAATGAGACAGTTCTGAGCAAGAAAACACTGCTTCCCAATGAGCACTTTTTTGGATTCGGGGAGAGAATGGATCAATTGGACCGCACAGGCAGATCAGTAGAACTCAATGTTGGACGAGGCGAAGGTAGGCCACACCTAATCGGTGCCTATGATGTACTGCAGGCCAATTACTGCCCTGTCCCGTTTTTTATGAGCACCAGAGGCTATGGAATTTTTCTTCACAACTCTTTTAAGAGCTCCTGGGATATGGGTGCTTCAGCTTCGGATGCCTACAATTTTGGGGCTGAAGGTGGAGAATTGGATTACTACTTTATTTACGGACCCGATTTTTCTGAGATCCTGGATGCTTATACAGATGTGACTGGCAAATCGCCGATGATAAACCGGTTTGCTTTTGGTCTACATGTGGGAACCTACAGCGGTGGTACCTGGGGGTACGAAGAGATGACTTCCACGCAGTATGTGGTTGCATTGGTTAAGAAATTCAGAGAATTGGGAATCCCGATTGACATCTTGCATTTGGATTCTACCTGGCGGATTTTTGGAAAAAATGGAGGTAAGGGCGCTACAAGTTTTGAGTGGAGAGAAACTTTTGATGATCCTGAGGCTATGTTTGACAGTCTTTATGCCATGAATATCAACATGGCTGGCGTGCATTTACGCCCGAGATTTGACAATGGCAATACACTTGACCTTTTGGATCAGGCGCGAGAAAAAGGCTATGTCTATCCTGAAGAAAATAACCCGGGAGAGTTTGTCAATTTTTTTGATCAGGAAGCTACTGACTGGTGGTGGGAAAATGGCGTGAAGCGAGTAGCAGATCAAGGCGCCATGTTTCTAAAGACGGATGAAGGAAGTGCTTTTGGTCGCAAAGCCAATGAAAGTGATAAAGTGGGGCCTACTGGTAAAGAAATTTATAAGCTTCACAATGTTTTTCCTATAGCCTATGCCAAGGCACCTTACGAAAAATTTCAGCAGTACAACCAGATCAGAGGTATGAACCATACGCGCGAAGGTTTCGCCGGAATTCAGCGCTATCCATTCATCTTTGCTGGTGACTGGCCTAGCGAGTGGCAATATTTTGAACCCGTGATCAAAGCAGGGTTGAATATAGGACTATCCGGGGTGAGTTATTGGACACATTGTATGGGGGGATTTGAGCACAACGCAGATCCCGAATTGTACATTCGTTGGACTCAGTTTGGTTTATTAGGACCAATCGCCCATTTGTTTGGGATGGATCATCCAGGTTATAAAGAGCCTTGGAACTATGGCGAAGAGGCACAACGAATATTCAAAACATATGACAGCCTTCGATACAGTCTTATCCCTTATCTGTACACAGCAGGTTGGGAAACTTATCAAACGGGTATGCCCATCATGCGTGCTTTGGTTTTGGAGAATCAAGATGATATAAATACCTACAACATCACCGACCAATATCTGTTAGGAGAGTCAATCTTAGTATGTCCAGTCACCACAAAGGGTGCAAAATCCAGACCGCTGTACCTGCCTGATGGAAAATGGTACAACCACTGGGATGGGGAAATATATGAAGGAGGACGGGATGTTCATGTCGTTACCCCGCTGGATCAGATGCCTATTTTCTACAAGGCTGGCAGCATTGTGCCAAGTCAGTTGCCAGTACAGTACATCGATCAAAACCCACTGGATCATTTGGTATTGACCATTTACCCAGGTAGCCAGGCATCTTATGAGCTATATGAAGATGATGGACGTACGCTGGATTACCAATCAGGAGAGTACACCACCACCTCCATTGAATATTCTGAGAAGGAGGAGGGTAAAGCCATTGTGATTGCGGAAAATACGATGGGATACGAATTGCCAGACCGAACCTATTCTGTTAAAATTAAGACATCTGAGAAACCCGAAGATATCCGTGTGACATCAGGTAAGAAGTCAAAACGACTGAAAGAATGGAGCTATGATAATGGAACGCTATCTTTTGATGTGATGAAAAAGTATGGACAACGCATTGAAATTAATATTCGATAG
- the rhaM gene encoding L-rhamnose mutarotase, whose translation MKSRVAFKMKLKPGNIQEYKKRHDEIWPELQELLKESGVSEYSIFFDEETNSLFGFQKVSGEGGSQDLGKEEIVKKWWAYMADLMEVNDDNSPVTVAMPEVFYLA comes from the coding sequence ATGAAGAGCAGAGTAGCATTTAAAATGAAATTAAAGCCTGGAAATATTCAGGAATATAAAAAGAGACATGACGAAATATGGCCTGAATTGCAGGAATTGCTGAAGGAATCGGGGGTGTCAGAGTATTCTATATTTTTTGATGAGGAGACTAATTCCCTTTTTGGCTTCCAAAAAGTAAGTGGAGAAGGAGGTAGTCAAGATTTAGGAAAAGAAGAGATAGTGAAGAAATGGTGGGCATATATGGCAGATTTGATGGAGGTTAACGATGATAATTCTCCAGTCACTGTTGCAATGCCCGAAGTGTTTTATTTGGCCTGA
- a CDS encoding rhamnogalacturonan acetylesterase, translating to MEKKGSTKQIEKYRRNERTITWFVHGVIPLLFMLFSCESADQSPAEHWYYEFGTAYDTGAKVQTNVPNQLDSLGYQISGSFIEEEEYYTTDKHFTFWQSIPEGNYRVKLILGDSEGKSSTSVRVESRRLMLYEHNTDYGQIDTVTIIVNVRSALIHGQDSIRLKPREMGYLQWDPYLSIEFTGERPCLKAMRIERVMDVPTIFLTGNSTVVDQDKEPWASWGQIFPVFLKPNVAVANFAESGETLKSFIGERRLEKIDSLIKPGDFLFMEFAHNDQKPGSGHVEPYTSYIEYLMKFINLAREKGATPVLVTSTNRRSFDENGQIINTLDEYPNAMRQLAEKEDVLLLDLNTMSKVLYETLGVEGSKKAFVHYPAGTFAWQRDALADNTHFSTFGAWQLAKCVVEAIRQSESPLKNYLKESIKPFDPAAPDQLEDWKWTISETGSSIKPDGY from the coding sequence ATGGAGAAAAAAGGCAGTACAAAACAAATTGAAAAATATAGACGAAACGAGCGAACCATTACATGGTTCGTGCATGGGGTGATACCTCTATTATTTATGCTATTTTCATGTGAAAGTGCTGATCAGTCTCCTGCTGAGCATTGGTATTATGAATTCGGTACAGCATACGATACTGGTGCCAAAGTGCAAACAAATGTCCCTAATCAGCTCGACTCTTTGGGCTACCAAATTTCCGGTTCCTTCATTGAAGAGGAGGAATACTATACTACTGATAAGCATTTCACTTTTTGGCAATCTATTCCTGAGGGCAATTATCGAGTAAAATTGATATTAGGAGACTCAGAAGGGAAATCTAGTACCTCTGTTCGTGTAGAATCTCGCAGGCTCATGTTATATGAGCATAATACTGACTATGGTCAAATAGATACAGTCACGATCATAGTCAATGTACGGTCAGCCTTAATCCATGGGCAGGACAGCATCCGACTAAAGCCAAGAGAGATGGGCTATTTACAATGGGATCCCTATTTGTCTATTGAGTTTACTGGTGAGCGACCATGTCTTAAAGCGATGCGTATCGAGCGAGTAATGGATGTACCGACCATTTTTCTGACTGGTAATTCTACGGTAGTGGATCAAGACAAGGAACCTTGGGCGTCATGGGGACAGATTTTCCCTGTGTTTCTAAAGCCAAATGTTGCGGTGGCCAATTTTGCCGAGTCAGGTGAAACTTTAAAATCCTTCATCGGGGAGCGAAGACTTGAGAAGATAGATTCCTTGATAAAACCCGGAGATTTTTTATTCATGGAATTTGCGCATAATGACCAAAAGCCAGGTAGCGGTCACGTAGAGCCCTATACCAGCTATATCGAATACCTGATGAAATTCATCAATCTAGCTCGAGAGAAAGGTGCCACGCCCGTGCTGGTGACATCAACCAACCGACGATCCTTTGATGAAAATGGCCAAATCATCAATACACTGGACGAGTACCCGAATGCCATGAGGCAGCTGGCTGAAAAAGAAGACGTTTTGCTCCTGGATCTAAACACCATGAGTAAGGTTTTGTATGAGACGCTGGGAGTAGAAGGATCCAAAAAGGCATTTGTGCATTATCCAGCCGGGACCTTTGCCTGGCAAAGGGATGCACTAGCAGACAATACTCACTTCAGTACCTTTGGCGCATGGCAACTAGCCAAATGTGTCGTAGAAGCCATTCGACAATCAGAGTCTCCATTAAAGAACTATTTAAAAGAATCTATCAAACCTTTTGATCCGGCTGCACCGGATCAGTTGGAGGATTGGAAATGGACAATTTCAGAAACTGGGTCTAGTATAAAACCAGATGGATATTAA
- a CDS encoding glycoside hydrolase family 88/105 protein encodes MQLLNKIGSMLGLLAILIFSLGCTPTSTELPSKTETLKAMRLANQYFMDKWPDTGKTIVTNKERPSNIWTRGVYYEGLMALYATDPKPTYYDYAVEWGESHNWNFRDGVTTRNADNQCAGQTYIDLYELDPQEERIANTKASIDSMMVTDKIDDWDWIDAIQMAMPVFSKLGALYRDTAYFERMYDMYAYSKYQEGEEGLYNPEDGLWWRDADYDPPYTEPNGEDCYWSRGNGWVVAALVKVLEDIPDDEIHREEYELDLKAMLNALVKVQREDGFWNASLHDPTNYGGKEATGTSLFVYGMAWGLNNNLIDSATYYPVVVKGWNALLEESLHDDGFLGYVQSTGKEPSTGQPVTYDKQPDFEDYGLGCFLLAGSEVYKLSTER; translated from the coding sequence ATGCAACTTTTAAATAAGATTGGCTCAATGCTTGGCTTGCTGGCCATACTAATTTTTTCTTTGGGTTGCACTCCTACTTCCACAGAACTTCCCTCCAAAACTGAAACACTGAAGGCCATGCGGCTGGCCAACCAATACTTCATGGACAAATGGCCTGATACAGGAAAAACCATTGTTACCAACAAAGAGCGTCCAAGCAACATCTGGACCAGAGGGGTCTATTATGAAGGATTGATGGCGTTGTATGCTACTGATCCAAAGCCGACCTACTATGACTATGCGGTAGAATGGGGAGAATCTCATAATTGGAACTTTCGCGATGGTGTGACTACCAGAAATGCCGACAACCAGTGTGCAGGTCAAACATACATTGATCTATATGAACTAGACCCTCAGGAAGAACGCATAGCCAATACTAAGGCTTCTATAGATAGTATGATGGTCACTGACAAGATTGATGATTGGGATTGGATAGATGCCATTCAAATGGCCATGCCGGTTTTTTCAAAATTGGGTGCATTATATAGAGATACGGCCTATTTCGAAAGAATGTATGACATGTACGCTTATTCAAAATATCAAGAGGGGGAAGAAGGACTTTACAACCCCGAAGATGGGCTATGGTGGAGAGATGCTGACTATGACCCTCCTTACACTGAACCTAATGGAGAGGACTGCTACTGGTCCAGGGGAAATGGCTGGGTAGTGGCTGCATTGGTGAAAGTGCTTGAAGATATTCCTGATGATGAAATACATCGTGAGGAATATGAGCTCGATCTCAAGGCCATGTTGAATGCGCTCGTTAAGGTACAAAGAGAAGATGGTTTTTGGAATGCCAGTCTTCACGACCCTACCAACTATGGTGGCAAAGAGGCTACAGGGACCTCATTGTTTGTATATGGAATGGCCTGGGGATTGAACAATAATTTGATTGATTCAGCAACCTATTATCCGGTTGTGGTCAAGGGCTGGAATGCACTTTTAGAAGAGTCCTTGCACGACGATGGTTTTCTAGGCTATGTTCAGAGTACAGGAAAAGAGCCGAGTACCGGACAGCCAGTAACATACGATAAACAGCCCGATTTTGAGGATTATGGTTTGGGATGCTTTCTGCTAGCAGGAAGTGAAGTGTACAAATTGTCAACAGAAAGATGA
- a CDS encoding RagB/SusD family nutrient uptake outer membrane protein: MKAEALFRQGDTGGEALDLVNQVRARSNATPLTVLTEDDILDERGRELAFEMHRRRDLIRFDKFGDPWEFKEASDDYRKLFPIPQAAIDANPNLEQNPGYAGG; this comes from the coding sequence ATGAAGGCAGAGGCACTTTTCAGACAAGGTGATACAGGTGGAGAAGCGCTTGACCTGGTGAATCAGGTAAGAGCTAGAAGTAATGCTACACCATTGACAGTATTGACTGAAGATGATATTCTGGATGAGCGCGGAAGAGAACTAGCTTTCGAGATGCATAGAAGAAGAGATTTGATTCGATTTGACAAATTTGGAGATCCCTGGGAATTTAAGGAGGCATCTGATGATTATCGAAAACTCTTCCCAATTCCACAGGCGGCAATTGATGCTAACCCTAATTTGGAGCAGAATCCTGGATATGCAGGAGGATGA
- a CDS encoding family 43 glycosylhydrolase, whose amino-acid sequence MKISKIILTVKYIFCIGLIAVLSNPVLAQWNNIKNDSFWDTKDGQPIYSQGGGIFRFAHPETGEEKYFWYGVHYKQAEMYREDPSVTQPRNNFEGVTCYSSTDLVNWEFEADVLTPDEVFDDPDRRWGWLGRMGVAYVEEADQYVLIIQYNASVLFAVADSPLGPFKKTHTKSMESWIGTPNTGDQTVFTDEDTGKSYLVYSYGKGRHKIYISEIGLKDGKITLLDYKQVFGGAGREGNCMFKYKGKYYLAASQLYGWDGSLAYYLVADDIMGPYLPENDMQVFAGAEDDYAHISQTGFFVTVRGTKQETVIFCGDRWADFAGNGLGYNQWCPLSFEEYVPHFNSLNSWDLNEETGEWRVAEDNNYVKNPSFEADRKQMPSPVKPVQTRLLGWETTVVKGTEISLDSLSPVLNHANTKEEREVVIGERSLNMSDRVDFIRKVHQKVDSSPYVEFENGSYTLTAKVKNKGDFNQLEMFAESGGKRFDFNIIEENENWTTISIEKIKVKNNEVIIGFLAEGKAGAFCLVDDVSLIKSR is encoded by the coding sequence ATGAAGATATCCAAAATCATATTAACAGTTAAATACATTTTTTGCATTGGGTTGATTGCCGTATTGAGTAATCCTGTATTGGCTCAGTGGAACAACATCAAAAACGATAGCTTTTGGGATACAAAAGACGGTCAACCGATCTATAGCCAGGGCGGAGGTATTTTTAGATTTGCCCATCCAGAAACGGGCGAAGAAAAATACTTCTGGTATGGTGTGCATTACAAGCAGGCCGAGATGTATCGCGAGGATCCTTCTGTGACGCAACCCCGAAACAATTTTGAAGGAGTGACCTGCTATTCATCCACCGATCTGGTCAATTGGGAATTCGAAGCAGATGTCCTAACACCAGACGAAGTGTTCGACGATCCAGACCGAAGATGGGGCTGGCTTGGGCGTATGGGTGTGGCATATGTGGAAGAGGCCGATCAGTACGTACTCATCATTCAATACAATGCCAGCGTACTTTTTGCAGTAGCCGATTCGCCTTTGGGCCCTTTTAAAAAAACACATACCAAAAGCATGGAGAGCTGGATAGGCACGCCTAACACAGGAGATCAGACGGTTTTTACCGATGAGGACACGGGCAAATCTTATTTGGTCTATAGCTACGGCAAAGGACGACATAAGATTTACATCTCAGAGATTGGCCTCAAGGATGGTAAGATAACTTTACTCGATTACAAACAAGTGTTTGGAGGCGCAGGCCGAGAGGGTAACTGCATGTTTAAGTACAAAGGCAAGTATTACCTGGCTGCATCACAATTGTACGGTTGGGATGGTTCTCTCGCTTACTATCTAGTGGCAGATGATATTATGGGACCTTATCTTCCGGAAAACGACATGCAGGTTTTTGCTGGTGCTGAAGACGATTATGCCCATATTTCTCAAACTGGTTTTTTTGTGACCGTTCGTGGTACGAAACAAGAAACCGTCATATTCTGTGGGGATCGCTGGGCTGATTTTGCCGGGAATGGCCTGGGGTACAATCAGTGGTGTCCATTGTCTTTTGAAGAATACGTTCCTCATTTCAACTCCTTGAATTCATGGGACTTGAACGAAGAAACAGGTGAATGGCGAGTGGCCGAGGATAACAACTATGTGAAAAACCCAAGCTTCGAGGCAGATCGAAAGCAAATGCCTAGTCCAGTAAAGCCAGTTCAAACCCGATTGCTAGGGTGGGAAACCACTGTCGTTAAAGGAACGGAGATCTCACTAGATTCCCTGTCACCAGTGCTCAATCATGCCAATACAAAAGAAGAGCGTGAAGTGGTGATTGGTGAGAGAAGTTTGAATATGAGTGACAGGGTAGATTTTATTCGAAAAGTGCATCAAAAGGTCGATTCCTCTCCTTATGTAGAGTTCGAAAATGGCAGTTATACCCTTACCGCAAAAGTGAAGAACAAGGGGGATTTCAATCAACTGGAAATGTTCGCAGAATCTGGTGGCAAACGCTTTGATTTTAATATCATTGAGGAGAATGAAAACTGGACGACTATAAGCATTGAAAAAATAAAGGTGAAAAACAATGAGGTCATAATTGGCTTTTTGGCTGAAGGAAAAGCCGGAGCATTTTGTTTGGTTGATGACGTCTCCTTGATTAAGAGTAGGTAA